In Gossypium arboreum isolate Shixiya-1 chromosome 5, ASM2569848v2, whole genome shotgun sequence, a single genomic region encodes these proteins:
- the LOC108451439 gene encoding uncharacterized protein LOC108451439 produces the protein MTYRELYENLFNAHVVSLFYLKPMQPPFPKWYDVNAQCEYHTGIPGHTIENCTAFKKIVERFIKMGIVKFDDPTGPNVAGNPLPSHSDKVVNGIDENEGKRTKMEISEVKTPLSWVWKQVVNRGLIKKDSDEKPKRARKYYEFHTEEGHNIQECTEFRSIVQGLMDNKEIEFYEEVQGSEEVEVCTSEKGSTERVQKVNHPVVIISRPRKNEAGIQMAPRVIIQKLVSFPYKDKKGFLGIMTATGRRYTPNTKVKPVKGKSVVIEQRKEKITIPESPVKEPITEKETKEFLKFPKHSEYSVVEQLHKQPASISVLALLLSSETHCSALMKVINEKYVADDISVNKLDRLVNNIGADNFIFFNNDEIPLGGMGSIKALHITTRCKGYTLPRTCQNIVRAFDGTERKVMGRIEILLLIGPNTYDVDFLVIDIKPSYNCLLGRPWIHSAGAVPSSLHQKLKLVIEGRLVTINVEENIIASVTSDTPYIGTDDKAIECSFRSLEFVNATFIVEGNKIPIPKISKTTKMGLQLTVEKGALLGRGLGRCLQGRIEVPMLKEKRDCFDLGFKLDAKQKKKELEKKSSNINDMSNAATDSETPFE, from the exons ATGACGTATAGAGAGCTTTATGAGAATCTATTCAATGCGCATGTGGTGTCCCTATTTTACCTAAAACCCATGCAACCTCCATTCCCTAAGTGGTATGACGTAAACGCTCAATGCGAATACCATACAGGAATCCCGGGACACACGATTGAGAACTGCACTGCTTTCAAAAAAATAGTTGAAAGGTTCATAAAGATGGGCATTGTAAAGTTCGATGATCCCACAGGACCTAATGTGGCAGGGAATCCGCTGCCCAGTCATTCGGACAAAGTGGTAAACGGGATAGATGAAAATGAAGGGAAGAGAACCAAGATGGAGATATCAGAGGTAAAAACCCCACTGAGTTGGGTTTGGAAACAAGTGGTCAATAGAGGTTTAATCAAGAAAGATTCAGATGAGAAGCCCAAAAGGGCAAGAAAATACTACGAGTTCCATACCGAGGAGGGTCATAATATCCAAGAGTGCACTGAGTTCAGATCCATAGTGCAAGGTCTGATGGATAATAAAGAAATAGAATTTTACGAAGAAGTCCAAGGATCAGAAGAAGTAGAGGTTTGCACCTCAGAGAAAGGATCAACAGAAAGGGTTCAAAAAGTTAATCACCCTGTAGTGATCATCTCGCGACCAAGGAAAAATGAAGCAGGAATACAAATGGCACCGAGAGTCATAATCCAGAAACTTGTATCCTTTCCTTACAAGGATAAGAAAGGGTTCCTTGGAATTATGACTGCAAC TGGAAGGCGTTATACCCCAAACACAAAGGTAAAACCAGTTAAAGGTAAATCTGTGGTTATTGAACAAAGAAAGGAGAAGATAACCATACCTGAATCACCTGTCAAAGAGCCTATAACTGAAAAAGAGActaaggaattcttaaaattcccGAAGCACAGCGAGTACAGCGTTGTGGAACAATTGCACAAACAGCCAGCTAGCATATCGGTACTAGCCTTGCTCTTGAGCTCAGAGACTCACTGCAGTGCATTGATGAAAgttataaatgaaaaatatgttgCAGATGATATCTCTGTCAACAAGCTCGATCGTCTGGTCAATAACATCGGCgctgataattttattttctttaataatGATGAAATACCACTGGGAGGTATGGGATCTATAAAGGCCCTGCACATCACCACTCGCTGCAAGGGATACACGTTGCCAAGG acatgtcaaaacATAGTGAGAGCATTCGACGGCACTGAAAGAAAAGTGATGGGAAGGATCGAGATACTTCTCTTGATTGGCCCAAACACATATGATGTGGACTTCTTGGTAATAGACATCAAGCCATCGTACAACTGCCTATTGGGGAGGCCGTGGATTCACTCTGCTGGAGCAGTGCCGTCATCACTAcaccaaaaattaaaattggTAATTGAGGGTAGACTGGTAACGATAAATGTGGAAGAAAACATCATTGCATCCGTTACCAGCGACACACCGTACATAGGTACGGACGATAAAGCgatagaatgttcctttcgatcgctAGAATTCGTCAATGCTACATTTATTGTCGAAGGGAACAAGATCCCAATACCCAAAATATCCAAAACTACGAAGATGGGCCTGCAATTAACAGTCGAAAAAGGAGCCTTGCTAGGGAGAGGACTTGGAAGGTGCCTCCAAGGAAGGATTGAAGTACCGATGCTAAAGGAAAAACGAGACTGCTTTGACTTAGGATTTAAGCTAGATGCAAAGCAAAAGAAGAAGGAGCTGGAAAAAAA GTCTTcaaatatcaatgatatgagcaatgCTGCTACTGACTCAGAGACTCCTTTCGAATAA